Proteins encoded within one genomic window of Haloimpatiens massiliensis:
- a CDS encoding indolepyruvate oxidoreductase subunit beta, producing the protein MKEIKSVLFVGVGGQGTILASKTLAEGLMKNGYDVKMSEVHGMAQRGGSVTTQVRFGEKVYSPLIEKGTADAIVAFEKSEAARWLPYLKKGGYVVVNDYEIYPVPVLIGQEEYPEKVIERLSDAVENKVIMNASKMAEELGTIKAQNIILLGALIKVLGLDNLNWEKVLEESLPAKIVDINKKALNIGLSQAK; encoded by the coding sequence ATGAAAGAGATTAAAAGTGTTTTATTTGTTGGCGTTGGAGGACAGGGTACTATTCTTGCTTCAAAAACACTAGCAGAAGGACTTATGAAAAATGGTTATGACGTTAAAATGTCAGAAGTGCATGGAATGGCTCAAAGGGGAGGCAGTGTTACAACTCAAGTAAGATTTGGAGAAAAGGTTTATTCACCACTTATTGAGAAAGGCACTGCAGATGCTATAGTAGCTTTTGAAAAAAGTGAAGCTGCAAGATGGCTTCCATACCTTAAAAAAGGTGGATATGTAGTAGTAAACGACTATGAGATATATCCAGTACCGGTATTAATCGGACAAGAGGAGTATCCAGAAAAAGTTATAGAGAGATTAAGTGATGCAGTAGAGAACAAAGTTATAATGAATGCATCTAAAATGGCAGAAGAGTTAGGAACAATTAAGGCTCAAAATATAATATTATTAGGAGCTTTAATAAAGGTACTAGGTCTTGACAATTTAAACTGGGAAAAAGTTTTAGAAGAGAGTCTTCCAGCTAAAATAGTAGATATAAATAAGAAAGCCTTGAATATAGGATTAAGTCAAGCTAAATAA